In Porites lutea chromosome 9, jaPorLute2.1, whole genome shotgun sequence, a single window of DNA contains:
- the LOC140947820 gene encoding E3 ubiquitin-protein ligase UHRF1-like, whose amino-acid sequence MWIQVRTMDGQRSTQVDQLSKLTKIEELRIKLEAAFEVSPNMQRLFFRGKQLEDGHTLFDYNVGLNDIVQLMIRTAPPTADDNSKGKKETKKSENKGSCDSLVNGHVSNDDEDMEDNKSEPGTSEDQTLKSVYKKGEMIDAKDPTMGAWFEAKIMDISLADENDLSSILYHVVFDGYEEDEIHKLPESAIRPIARTALTWDQISVGQIVMANYNPDEPDERGYWYDFKITKKYDGLTRNSRELYARLSLGTSTEDTVSQECRLKFIDKEIFKIESPPDPSNSEESTSSLNGKTSPAKRQVKPDCNYCKDNPNKSCKHCACHKCGGKENPGDQLLCDECDMAYHIYCLVPPLEKIPDDDEWYCPLCKNDTSEIIHAGEKLRESKKKQKMASANSASNRDWGKGMACVGRTKVCSIVPPNHFGPIPGVPVGSAWKFRVQVSEAGIHRPHVSGIHGRDSDGAYSIVLAGGYEDDLDNGEEFFYTGSGGRDLSGNKRTAEQSCDQTLTKMNRALAKNCAAPLSDKEGGEAKNWKEGKAVRVVRSSKLAKHSKYAPADGNRYDGIYKVVKYWPEKGKSGFIVWRYLLRRDDETPAPWTKEGKKLIQELGLKMQYPEGFLEAQAKKEEEKKKQQKDKEQGKESEKGKGKGKGKRKRDEGEASPQKSPPSKKKGYRLTAETKALLDADTANSKLWTEVTTALQDYPTFIQKVEESFTCICCQDVVYQPITTKCFHNICKSCLQRSFKAEVFSCPACRTELGKNYKLTVNTSLDAALKHLFPGYTKGR is encoded by the exons CTCGAAGATGGTCACACACTATTTGACTACAACGTTGGGTTGAACGACATTGTGCAGCTGATGATAAGGACAGCTCCACCAACCGCTGATGACAACAGTAAAGgcaaaaaagaaactaaaaaatcagaaaataaaggaTCCTGCGATTCACTCGTTAATGGCCATGTCTCTAATGATGATGAG GATATGGAGGACAACAAAAGTGAACCAGGCACATCAGAAGACCAAACTTTGAAAAGCGTTTATAAA AAAGGTGAAATGATAGATGCTAAAGATCCCACCATGGGAGCTTGGTTTGAGGCAAAAATAATGGACATATCATTGGCAGATGAAAATGACCTGTCTTCCATTCTGTATCATGTGGTTTTTGATGG ATACGAGGAAGATGAGATACACAAACTACCTGAGAGTGCTATCAGACCCATAGCAAGAACAGCGCTCACATGGGACCAA ATTTCAGTTGGTCAGATAGTGATGGCTAACTACAATCCAGATGAACCAGATGAGAGAGGCTACTGGTATGATTTCAAAATCACAAAAAAG TATGATGGTCTTACAAGAAACAGCAGAGAACTCTATGCTAGATTATCATTAGG AACCAGCACAGAAGACACAGTTTCTCAGGAATGTAGACTCAAATTCATAGACAAAGAAATATTCAAGATTGAAAGTCCCCCAG ATCCTAGCAATTCTGAGGAATCCACAAGTTCACTTAATGGAAAAACATCCCCAGCTAAAA GGCAGGTGAAACCTGATTGCAATTACTGTAAAGATAATCCAAATAAATCCTGCAAGCATTGTGCATGCCACAAG TGTGGTGGAAAGGAGAACCCAGGTGACCAACTGCTGTGCGATGAATGTGACATGGCTTATCATATTTACTGTTTAGTTCCTCCACTTGAAAAAATTCCTGATGACGATGAATG GTATTGTCCACTCTGTAAAAATGACACTTCAGAG ATTATCCACGCTGGTGAGAAACTAagggaaagcaaaaagaaacaaaaaatggcatcTGCAAATTCAGCTTCAAACAGAGATTGGGGAAAG GGTATGGCTTGTGTTGGTCGCACAAAAGTATGTTCTATAGTGCCTCCAAACCATTTTGGACCTATCCCTGGTGTGCCTGTTGGATCAGCGTGGAAGTTCAGGGTTCAG GTGAGTGAAGCAGGAATTCACCGGCCTCATGTGAGTGGTATTCACGGTCGAGATTCTGATGGTGCTTATTCTATTGTATTAGCTGGTGGATACGAGGATGACTTG GATAATGGAGAAGAGTTTTTCTACACTGGAAGTGGTGGGCGAGATCTTTCCGGAAATAAGCGCACAGCTGAGCAGTCATGTGATCAAACGTTGACAAAGATGAATAG GGCACTTGCAAAAAATTGTGCGGCACCCTTGAGTGACAAGGAAGGAGGGGAAGCTAAGAACTGGAAAGAAGGCAAAGCTGTGAGAGTT GTCAGAAGTAGCAAGTTGGCTAAGCACTCAAAATACGCTCCAGCGGATGGCAACAGATATGACGGAATTTACAAG GTTGTGAAATACTGGCCCGAGAAGGGTAAATCGGGATTCATTGTGTGGAGATACCTGCTACGCAGAGATGACGAG ACGCCTGCTCCATGGACAAAGGAGGGAAAGAAGTTAATACAGGAGCTTGGACTGAAGATGCAG TATCCTGAAGGTTTTCTGGAGGCGCAAGCTAAGAAggaggaagaaaagaaaaaacaacagaaagatAAAGAGCAAGGCAAGGAATCGGAAAAAggcaaagggaaaggaaagggCAAAAGAAAACGAGATGAAG GTGAAGCTAGTCCTCAAAAGTCGCCTCCTTCGAAGAAGAAAGGATACAGATTAACAGCAGAAACAAAAGCGTTACTTGATGCCGATACAGCAAATTCAAAGCTTTGGACTGAAGTAACGACGGCACTTCAAGACTATCCC ACATTCATTCAAAAAGTAGAAGAGAGTTTCACTTGTATCTGTTGTCAAGATGTCGTTTATCAACCAATAACTACGAAATGCTTTCATAATATCTGCAAG agttGTCTCCAGCGATCGTTCAAAGCAGAAGTTTTTAGTTGTCCAGCTTGTCGTACTGAACTTGGGAAAAACTACAAATTGACAGTGAATACTTCTTTAGACGCTGCTCTTAAACATTTATTCCCCGGTTACACCAAGGGTCGGTGA
- the LOC140949255 gene encoding uncharacterized protein, whose amino-acid sequence MANNDKYAQLLKDKGFVKWFWSGNNGNALIKHLNSDKSREEIVRREKYSPYAYGIVLNVNLFSDKFKEDLKFVKIGFTQQDTSSSCKNQITDVQRDIEKDEVKYKYKTAVLFVIMKNPVDTSTHSEFEMNFRKRWGMPVSNYFAESCNLPFCTEWVLTTQSFIDFMMRVIKKAEEGGRVDASIFKDIKFDERKIPEELLQYRRK is encoded by the coding sequence ATGGCAAACAACGACAAGTATGCCCAACTTCTGAAAGATAAGGGGTTCGTGAAATGGTTTTGGTCCGGCAACAATGGTAATGCATTAATTAAGCATTTGAACAGCGACAAAAGCAGAGAGGAGATTGTGAGGCGAGAAAAATATTCCCCGTATGCATATGGAATCGTCCTAAATGTTAACCTCTTCAGTGACAAATTTAAAGAAGACcttaaatttgttaaaattggTTTCACCCAACAGGACACAAGCAGTAGTTGTAAGAACCAAATCACAGACGTACAGAGAGATATTGAAAAGGACGAAGTCAAATACAAATATAAGACTGCAGTACTGTTTGTTATCATGAAGAATCCTGTTGATACGTCAACGCATTCCGAGTTTGAGATGAATTTTAGGAAGAGATGGGGAATGCCTGTGTCTAATTACTTTGCAGAAAGTTGCAATTTACCTTTTTGTACCGAGTGGGTACTCACAACCCAAAGTTTTATTGATTTCATGATGAGGGTCATCAAAAAAGCGGAAGAAGGAGGAAGAGTGGATGCCAGCATATTTAAGGACATCAAATTTGATGAAAGGAAAATTCCTGAGGAACTTCTACAATATCGTAGAAAATAA
- the LOC140947272 gene encoding RNA-binding protein 15-like, whose protein sequence is MVMKRSSDSETLTKPKRIRSQREFDDNGVRDRLSSPDSARDSGSPIRRSSSLTRKLDVRTYKRSSNVNVRTENNYQNPRKRTDRESEHQIRLSNLASHIGDQSMKQEIFHEFKKFGSGEMTVHLFGRDDDRYGVVCFRNIDDAREAKRAIERRGRLMLFDRVVIVDYDFQERTSRRSYSPNEYPQNYSRSLSPPRRTQRNNQQFDLDRNRGDNDRRNYRTGGSYGQQSQIRPAEYIPPEDDPKATRTLFVGNLETSISSQELRRAFERFGVVLDVDIKRPARGQGNTYAFVKFADLDVAAKARVEMQGETIGRNRVKIGYGKSQQTTRLWVGGLGQWTSIVELEREFDRFGAIRQIDYEKGDDHAYILYDSLDAASVAAREMRGFPLGGRDRRLKIDFADKDHLQDPRLRQPPSPPRSRINNVDGRVDDDLFSVERTYESDRMYDRKRDPSPYRRESHPGNESEFRNWREEGNSYKPDLGRQHDLPPQRSYNSSNSWPRDEHNVRIDESDNWEKRSQDRNSRGQRYRQRAPPVDNYQPIDHSPLPPREVDNNRTRKRRPPSPLRTKDYRDHGSPPKRRRSPRTRSPSPNHANHSRPTSPSDSLRSGSLDNRFSRSRHGDSLNTGNGDERKRSNSADDNENKNSSIKEDSVKDVQTNELPRQENEISNSAGTETLQDLVKRFAVAWRGALILKNSAFPVRMHFIGGNPEVADSLLRSDGSSVSQSSILRITQRLRLDQPKLEEVTRRINTAGASGHCLLLALPGVQTPLPEDPNSEEALQHRPLRNLMTYLKQKQAAAVVNLPVIPGNPATTKDDVGVLHAFPPCQFSHEHLMRIAPHLSPEPSKEDHLVILVIRGSG, encoded by the coding sequence ATGGTCATGAAGAGGTCTTCTGATTCAGAGACGCTTACGAAACCTAAGCGAATTCGTTCTCAAAGGGAATTCGACGATAACGGTGTGCGAGATCGATTGTCTTCCCCGGATAGTGCGCGGGATAGTGGCTCCCCGATTCGTCGAAGTTCTTCTTTGACAAGAAAGCTCGATGTTAGGACGTATAAGCGCAGCTCGAACGTAAATGTGCGAACcgaaaataattatcaaaatcCGCGAAAAAGAACCGACCGAGAGTCGGAACATCAAATTCGACTCTCAAACCTTGCCAGCCATATTGGAGATCAGTCAATGAAACAGGAAATATTCCACGAGTTCAAGAAGTTCGGGAGCGGTGAGATGACCGTGCATTTGTTTGGACGGGATGACGACCGTTATGGAGTTGTCTGCTTTCGAAACATCGACGATGCTCGAGAAGCAAAGCGTGCTATTGAACGCCGTGGACGTCTTATGCTGTTTGACCGTGTAGTTATTGTAGATTATGATTTTCAAGAAAGGACGTCACGACGGAGTTATAGCCCTAACGAGTACCCGCAGAACTACAGCCGATCGCTATCCCCTCCACGCAGAACTCAACGAAATAACCAGCAGTTTGATCTTGACCGGAATCGGGGAGATAACGACCGTAGAAACTACAGAACTGGTGGTTCTTATGGACAACAAAGTCAAATTCGGCCTGCTGAGTACATTCCCCCGGAAGACGATCCGAAAGCCACCCGTACGCTATTTGTGGGAAATTTGGAAACGAGCATTTCTAGCCAAGAATTGCGTCGTGCCTTTGAGCGGTTCGGAGTAGTTTTGGACGTGGATATTAAACGGCCAGCTCGCGGACAAGGGAATACATACGCATTTGTGAAGTTTGCAGACCTTGATGTTGCTGCTAAGGCGAGGGTTGAAATGCAAGGAGAAACAATCGGTCGTAACCGCGTAAAAATCGGCTACGGGAAAAGTCAACAAACCACCCGGTTATGGGTGGGTGGGTTAGGGCAGTGGACGTCGATTGTTGAGTTGGAACGCGAATTTGACCGCTTTGGAGCTATCAGACAGATCGATTATGAAAAGGGCGACGACCATGCTTACATTTTGTACGATAGTTTGGATGCTGCTTCTGTGGCCGCTCGAGAAATGCGTGGATTTCCACTCGGCGGCCGCGACCGTCGATTAAAGATTGATTTCGCTGATAAAGACCATTTACAAGACCCTCGTCTTCGACAACCACCGAGTCCTCCGAGGAGTCGTATCAACAACGTGGATGGCAGAGTTGACGATGATTTGTTTTCGGTAGAGAGGACCTACGAAAGTGATCGAATGTACGACCGCAAGCGTGATCCGTCACCGTACCGCCGCGAATCACACCCTGGGAACGAAAGTGAATTCAGAAACTGGCGTGAGGAAGGTAATTCCTATAAACCTGATTTGGGTCGACAACATGATCTACCTCCCCAGCGGTCTTATAACAGTTCTAACAGCTGGCCAAGGGATGAGCATAATGTGCGCATTGATGAGTCTGACAACTGGGAAAAGCGATCTCAGGACAGAAATTCACGAGGACAACGCTACAGACAGAGGGCACCTCCAGTGGATAATTACCAGCCAATTGACCATTCACCTTTACCACCGAGAGAAGTTGACAACAACAGGACTCGAAAGCGCAGGCCGCCTTCCCCTTTACGGACCAAAGATTACAGGGACCATGGTAGTCCCCCTAAACGCCGTCGAAGCCCAAGAACTAGATCTCCCTCTCCAAATCATGCCAACCACTCGCGTCCAACCTCACCTTCAGATTCACTTCGTTCAGGTTCTTTGGATAATCGCTTCAGTCGGTCCCGTCATGGTGATAGTTTGAATACTGGTAATGGTGATGAGAGGAAACGATCCAATTCAGCTGATGATAATGAGAATAAGAATTCTAGCATCAAGGAAGATTCTGTGAAAGATGTGCAAACAAATGAGTTACCAAGGCAAGAAAATGAGATCTCTAACTCAGCGGGAACAGAAACCTTACAAGACCTGGTTAAAAGATTTGCTGTTGCTTGGCGTGGGGCACTAATTTTAAAGAATAGTGCTTTTCCTGTTCGCATGCATTTCATTGGTGGAAATCCTGAAGTTGCTGACTCACTGCTTCGTTCAGATGGTTCTTCTGTTTCCCAGAGTTCTATTTTGCGGATTACTCAGCGTCTGCGTTTGGACCAACCAAAACTGGAAGAAGTTACCCGGAGGATCAACACAGCTGGTGCAAGTGGTCATTGCTTGCTACTTGCTTTGCCGGGTGTGCAAACACCACTACCTGAAGACCCAAATTCTGAGGAAGCCCTGCAGCATCGACCGTTGAGGAATCTTATGACATATCTCAAGCAGAAACAAGCTGCTGCTGTAGTTAATCTTCCTGTAATACCTGGAAACCCTGCTACAACAAAGGATGATGTTGGCGTCTTACATGCATTTCCTCCCTGCCAATTTTCACATGAGCATTTGATGCGCATTGCACCTCATTTGTCTCCTGAACCATCGAAGGAAGATCATCTGGTTATTCTTGTTATCCGCGGCAGTGGCTAA